A part of Papilio machaon chromosome 21, ilPapMach1.1, whole genome shotgun sequence genomic DNA contains:
- the LOC106714591 gene encoding uncharacterized protein LOC106714591 — MTQKEVTMEELEETVKCTDQQLDLMEWKMDAVEKQLAEPVDNQEVCVMNLLKSVSEVRSEYQQLRRELVEVQALQRELSSRLRAQLRLVHGKFARLRQRIAAADPTR, encoded by the exons ATGACTCAAAAAGAGGTAACGATGGAGGAGTTGGAGGAAACG GTGAAATGCACAGACCAACAATTGGACCTGATGGAGTGGAAAATGGATGCTGTAGAGAAGCAACTTGCTGAACCAGTCGACAACCAGGAAGTCTGTGTTATGAATTTGCTCAAATCAGTATCTGAG GTTCGTTCAGAGTATCAGCAGCTGCGGCGTGAGCTGGTGGAGGTGCAGGCGCTGCAGCGCGAGCTGTCATCGCGACTGCGCGCGCAGCTGCGCCTAGTGCACGGCAAGTTTGCACGACTGCGGCAGCGCATCGCCGCTGCGGACCCGACACGCTAG